A window of Panicum virgatum strain AP13 chromosome 8K, P.virgatum_v5, whole genome shotgun sequence contains these coding sequences:
- the LOC120645383 gene encoding uncharacterized protein LOC120645383, which translates to MEAYRFGFDLPAANKFDPTEADIVARYLLPRAVGFPNPHGHAVIDADPCSCPPWELMRRHGHAGSDHAFFGRPRSQDRKRIVRAVGPGEDGVGGTWDGQKSGATRLVLSRAGGGAAAPRLEVTYKRHNLSYYHGPQPPEDPDQRLGHADADAVAGHQVVIPPGPDQPGPSNYCEVEEHGGAVGDTGGYYADDDGSQYLNQDLSCYMLYDGDGSGDGDYLFNVGDDNSFQCPDGGNGG; encoded by the exons ATGGAGGCGTATCGGTTCGGCTTCGACCTGCCGGCGGCGAACAAGTTCGACCCGACGGAGGCCGACATCGTGGCGCGGTACCTCCTCCCGCGCGCCGTCGGGTTCCCGAACCCGCACGGGCACGCCGTCATCGACGCCGACCCCTGCAGCTGCCCGCCGTGGGAGCTCAtgcgccgccacggccacgccGGCAGCGACCACGCCTTCTTCGGGCGCCCGCGCAGCCAGGACAGGAAGAGGATCGTCCGCGCCGTCGGCCCCGGCGAGGACGGCGTCGGCGGCACGTGGGACGGGCAGAAGAGCGGCGCCACCCGCCTCGTCCtctcccgcgccggcggcggcgccgccgccccacggcTGGAGGTCACGTACAAGCGCCACAACCTGTCCTACTACCACGGGCCCCAGCCCCCAGAAGATCCGGACCAGCGGCTGGGTCAT gccgacgccgacgccgtcgccgggcACCAGGTCGTTATCCCCCCGGGCCCGGACCAGCCGGGCCCGAGCAACTACTGCGAGGTTGAGGAGCATGGCGGTGCCGTGGGGGACACGGGTGGCTACTatgccgacgacgacggcagccaGTACTTGAACCAGGACCTGAGCTGCTACATGCTGTACGACGGCGATGGCAGCGGCGACGGTGACTACCTTTTCAACGTCGGCGACGACAATAGCTTTCAGTGTCCCGACGGCGGCAATGGAGGCTGA